gtagtgggaggggggggtggggggggggggctctatttatttgggtccaggtcgttattacTAAAGATAATTAATTTTCAATGTTAtgttacctggttaaataaaataaaataaaatccacgcCATCCTATCAGACGCTGGCTTCTGAAAGCCAGAACGGATACACAGACTGCAGAGACAGTAAGCTGACCCACGTCCTGCAGAACTCCTCAGGTGGGAAAGCCAAAACCAGCCATTATCTGCACTCTGACCCGTGTTACTTGAGAAGAGAACAAAGAATGACCCTCATGTTATGGAGGTTTCTGATGACGGCGAgtctgcagggagggagagggagagggagagggagagagagagagtgctaGTGGGCATGGGCTTTCTATACCTGCGACACCTAAGCCAGGTGTCACCAATGACACCGACACCGACGGTCCCTCTTCTTTAGTCTTGAGGATATGGTGTccatgatttaataaaaaaataaaaaataaggatgAAGCCTTGTGAAGCTTTTGGGGCTCCGTCCTGATTGTGCCCGGAAAAAGCATTAAAGCTTCAAAGCATCAAACAAAGACCCCCCAccggtgacatctagtggtccGCTGCTGTCATAGCAGTCGCTGTGAAGTCGCTGCTTTTTCCATTCAGTTTTGCACTTTGGAACATGAGTTGACTTCTGAACGGTCAGTCAGAACGTCATTTAGATTGATAGCTCATCACTCCTGCATGACCTTGTTGTTACGGTACCCTAACATCACGTCTTTATATTGGACTTAGTGAAGTAATTTAAGTAAATGCATTAAGTTTAGGGTTTTTAACAAATAGTAGATTAAATATTGATGCTGCTCATGTATTGCCTTGGGTTCAGATATCATCTGTgaataatgacaattatatgttgctaaataaaaagacattaaTTGCTAACAATTACACACGTTCTTAGTGCATGACGGTGAGGGTCCATCGTAAACACTCAGTGTCTTACGCTGCTCAGAAATGGCGACTCGAACCTGTAGATTTCCGGTTCCAGTGAGCTCAGATCCCCTGAGAACAGGTATGGAGGGTTACTGACCAACGTTGAGACAGGGCCACAGATGTCCAACACAATTTCTGGATCtgacaaaacacaaattaacGTTTTTAATTAGTGTCTTCTTTCATTCATCAGTGCACAGTGCAACGCATGACTCTCACTTGCCTTTCAGAACATCTGCATGATAAACCTGCAATCTGTCCTGGAGCCCCaacctgcagagaaaaaaagGTCTTCAGGCGATCACTGCCACAAGTAAAAAAAGACTGATTGGAAGTAAACTAAAAAGTACACTTGCAATCTGCAACAATAGTATGAGCTCACCTTAACGCATTCTCTCTTGTTAAATTCACCGCATCCAGGCTTTGATCCAGAGCAACAGCTTTAAGctggtgaaagacaaacacaggcCTTAAACACTGTCCGGATACAACATCAGGGAAAACGGCCTTTAATTCTCTGTTGCTGCATCTGCCTAAGTGAAGAACAAGCCATCAAGGGATTGATCATTTCGTCATATGGCTGCCGCATCGCCGACAGTTATCAATCCACAGTGAGGCTTATTAATCTGATCAGGATCATAAAAAGTATCCGAAAAagaaagggtaaaaaaaaaaacactgaaaacttAAACCCCTCTTTGAAGTAGCGACAGCCTTGATAATATTTCCTCTCAAACTATTGATCAAtttattcagtatttttttttgtacacgTCAAACATTTGGACACACTTTCCTGTCTGAAGAGAAATTGTTAAAAGGCGGAACCGTTTGTGCGTGTATTGTCAGAAAGACAAGCGCTTACTGGCACAACAGACATGAAGGCTAAACCAAGTTGTTGGCTgatgcagggatcaggttccAACCCAGAAAGATAAGGCTTAGAATAAACGAGACAGCATCGCATTAATACTCTTAGTTTCAGTTTTTCGTCGTCTTATTTCAgtgtgctagcatgctaacagtgGCTAATTATAAACAGACACCAAGATGCAGCTGCAGGCTAATCACTTCTTTTAGAAGTATTTGGTGTTAAATGAAACCCCAGGCCATCACCAGAGAAATTTTATTTCACTATGTTATGATTCCAACCATCATGGCGTCGCGTGACCAAATGTGAGGATCACCAAACACATCAGGACACGTCATCGGGGGGGGCCGTGAGATGCTGCAAGAAGTCAGAGGCAAACATCTTACCTGAGGCCGACTCTTCAGCAAACTCAGAGAAATGGCACCAGAGCCGCAGCCCACTTCCAGGAATGCATGTTGGGCATCAGCATCCGGTCCAGGGCTGGGCTTCCTATCCAGATCAGTGAGCACAAGCTCAACCAACTCCTGCAACGACACAGAGGAAACGCCGCCGTGCTCAGCGCGGATCACTGAACTCGAGTGTGTACGAGCAGCTCTGCGTGGGCGGTGCGTTCCACCTCGGTAGCGGGTCTCGGTATGAACACAGGAGGTCTCATCTTCAGCGTCAAATCTCTGAAGTCCCACTCCTCAATCACATACTGCACAGGCATTCTGCACAAAACAACCCTCACCTATGAAGTACTCTGAAGCAAAAACATCAGGATGCATATCCAGAAACATATGGCGATGTCAAAACCTCCCACCTGGAGAGGCGCCTGGTGCAGAGCTTCCACATCTGCTCGGTTTGTTCTCGGCTGAGAAATTCTGTTAACTTCCCCGGCTCGACACTTTCAATCTGGACAGAGATATGGAGCACGGGAACAGGACAGGATGCTAGTAAGCACGATAGCGGCATTAATTCAGATGAACACAATCAGCAGATTAGAACTCACGGTTTTCGCCCCGAGTAGATGAGCAATGATGTGGTGGCTAGAGCTGTCGGGTTCCGTCACACCTCTTTCCATAAAGTGCCCCTTCCATATGTGCACTGCCCGACTCGCTGTGATCCTGCTTAGCGGTAAGGCTGGGGCGCTGCATCTACGGACTGGATAGGAGCCCCGAATCCCCTACgaaacagagcatttaaaaacgGCAGCAAATCGATAAAGGGAATCATTGTTTTTTGCTGACATAAATATCATTTTCCATAGTTCTAACTCTATTTTCATTTAGATATACATTTAGTCAACTTTACTTTAGCTCAAGATCCACTGCTACACTAAAGATTTTCAAAATCCACGACATGATTTTGGGAGATATTTcggatttaaaataaattccgATTACACAAAGGGCCCggttaaggtaaaaaaaataataataataacaacatttaataaataaaaaaatacaattcatgGATCCCCTTCCCACGCCCTACTTTAAGTCATTCGTTTTGTTTGTAGCTCAGCCTCCACGCTTCCATTAAGTTGCATGATAAATGCCATTTAGTTTAAAATCTAAATggttaaaacaataaaagaataaaaagctTATTTCACAATGTTAAAAGAAGCAAAAGAAATCCATCGATCCATTCATTTACAGCCGCTCCACAATTTGAGGGTTTCTATGTTCCCCAAGCATGAAGGttaaatgtttacctttgtGCGACACCGCATCAAGCCCGCGTTTAGAGATCGTTTCCACATGACCAATTGGAAACACctgatttattgattaatgattaaaatgattCACAACGTCCTCACGGTGTCTCAGCTGTTAACCCGCACGTTTCAAGTTGCATCGCTGCATCGTCCATTTATACGCGCTAGATTTCCTTCGCATGGCGCACAGCGCCCCATCTCTGACGCTATCTACATGCGCCATAGATAGTGACGCATATCTACATGCGCCATAGATGCGCAGCAGTGACGCTGGTGAATCGTGTGGCATTTAAATCCTGTAGAATAAACGAGCTTTCTTACGAGGTAACCTGAAACTCCATGCGACGCGGTGTTTATCGCTGAAAACGCAAATTGTGTTTCTCCTTTTCGATGAAATACCTGAAATAATCCGTAACAATAGAATTGTAttgatttacatttcaaaacagCTCGTAGTTCGCTACTTCGTAATGCATTAACCTCAAACATAATGAAATATGTGTTTAAAATTATATAACGTATCTGGAAATGCGTCAAGATGTGGAGTAAAAGCTTAGGAACCCTTTTTCTAGTATTtactgtttaaaaaacaacagcatccTTCCCTGTCAGTGTACTGATCACTCGTCCTTCATTGATTAGGAGATTTCCGAGCAGCTGCTGAAGTCaccagtgttgttgttgttgttgttgttattgctaTGAAGGCGTGGGCTAAAGAAGAGACGCTTAACATTCTCTGTACTATTGACATCATCTTATTTACAAAGCACAGTGACAATTTCTTTATTCGGACTTTTTTTTTAGCGACGCTAGTCCCGCTAAGTGTGTTTGACGAGAGGCCGGAAGCTTGCATTTCATCGATAAAGCGAgaagctagctgctagcttgAGTAGAGGCCGAACGACGCCGCCATCTTGAACCGACGCTGTCCAATTCAAGTTGTTGCGTTCGGTTCCATGTTTCGATGGACATGAACAGTAGGATCGAGTGCATATTCTTCAGTGAGTTTCACCCCACCCTGGGTCCGAAGATAACATACCAGGTAAGTGCAGCGTCCACTATTAGCATAATagtaaaatatttcaacaagGGAGGACATTTATTAGCACTATTAATATTAAACGTTTTTATTCTTCTCATCTTTCATTGCATTAAAGTCGGTTCAATGAGGTCCGTGTTATCCTGTGCATGCAGGCACTGACATTAGTCCTATTAAATATTTGAAAGGTTGCTTTCTTTCAGATGCTGCATGAACTGACTTTCAACAATGTGACGTCATATCCTTAGAGAACGCGCAACAACACAGACAGTGCTGGCTTCCACCGAGCTGCCAGTGATCAATATGCATTCTGCACCTCCTGTTCTCTCGCTGCAGGTTCCAGAAGAATATATTTCACGAGAACTCTTTGACACGGTCCAAGTTTATATCATCACCAAGCCGGagctgcaaaataaattaataaccATGTAAGTAATCCAAGTAAAGTAACCTTTAACCTTGAAAACTGGTGGTCTGCCactttttattgtgattttctttttctctttgatgtgatgatttatttaaaaagggaattttcttgttctttttttttagtatcaGACTGTACTCTGATtgttgtgccttttttttgtttttttttagcactgcTATGGGGAAGAAGTTGATTGGATGTCCTGTGTGCATTGAGCATAAAAAGTACAGCCGTAACGCCCTCCTGTTTAACCTCGGCCTTGTTTGTGATGCCCAAACCAACACGTGTGCCCTTGAGCCGCTTGTCAAGAAGTTGTCGGGGTACCTCACGACTCTGGAGGTAATGAATAATGCTCCATTATTGTGGGGTTGTTTTTCAGGAGTTGGGTTCAGCTCCTTAGTTCCAGTGAAAGGAACTCTTAATGCTTCAGCATGCCGAGACATTTTGGACAATTTCATGTCCCCAACTTTGTGGGAACATTTTTGGAGACGgccccttcctgttccaacgTGACTGCGCACCAGTGCAGAAAGTAAGATCCGTAAAAACATGGATGAACGGGTTTGGAGTCCTGACCTCTACCCGATAGAACAGCTTTGGGGATGAGTCAGAGCGGAGACTGTGAGCCTTCTCATCCAACATCCGTGCCTGACCCGACAAATTCCCTTCTGGAAGAATGGTTTAAAATTCCCACAAACACACTCCTAATCCTCCTGAAAAGCATTCCTAGAAGAGTTGGCGCTGTTAAAGCTGCAAAGGTGGAACCAACGTCATTTTAAATCTTGTTAGGACGATGTTAGATTCTAAAAATGAGATGTTTCTAATCCAGAACGCTTTTGACAAGTATTATTTATTGAATTTCCTTGAGACGAAAAGTTAAGAATTATTTTCTGGAAAGAAGGCTTCTGTTTAAATTTCTGTACATTCCGTTGTTGCAgttagtactagtagtagtgagtactagtactagtagtagtagttttaaCCGTTCAGTCTTTTTTGCTGTGTTGCAGCTGGAGAGTGGCTTTATATCCAACGAGGAGAGCAAGCACAAACTGTTACCCATAATGTCAACCCTGTTGGACGAGCTCAATAACACCGGAGCCTGCACTTTACCAATTGGTACGCTGCtgttatcttattttattgcatgTACAGTATTATCAgatttttaaagttaaaattaGATGGAAAGTATGTTTGAGTATAAATGTATGTTAGAAACCCGTtaataaaatgtcattattattattgcaaatGTATCAGTTTGGTTATTCTCTTTCAATAACAATCTATTGTTATTGTCGATGATAAAGATGGAATTCAACCTCAAATTGTGGGCTatataatgttattttttgttgtgTCTGTGGCAGccctgatgaatgaatgaattatccTCTTTCTCTGCTCTGTTTGTTTCAGATGAATCTAATACCATCCATCTAAAGCTGATTCGACTGCGAAAGGACCCCCCGATAGTGCAGGAATATGACGTCCCGGTCTTTACCCAGTGCAAAGAGTATTTTAACAAATCTCAGTGGGACCTCACCACTCAACAGGTGGCTGATGTCTCAGGGTTTTATGAATAGAGACGAGgcatttcattgttttaataaagatttACTGGCTTCTGGCACAGAGCAGTCTTCTTATCAGGTCCAAGGTCACGGAACAAACCGATAATACTCTGCTGTCTTGTTTTCTGCAGATCCTGCCTTATATCGATGGATTTAGGCACATCCAGAAGATCTCTGCAGAAGCAGACGTCGAGCTGAATCTTGTTCGTATCGCTGTGCAAAACCTCCTGTGAGTATTTCAGCAGAAAACTCGCATTGCAGCAACAGCTGCTGATGCAAATCAAaccaccccctcctctgttttTCAGATCCACACCCTCTTAACAtaagttcattttatttgtatatatatatatacacacacacaaagcagctaTTTTAACACTTTAGCTGTTTTTAACATTTGCCCTGACATAAAGCAGAGTTTGTGTTCTCTACTGTGTAGTTGCTGTTTTTTAGTTTTCCCCTGAACTAAACCAAACTGGCCGTTTATACTGAAactcttgttttctttccagGTACTATGGTGCTGTGACCTTGGTGTCCATTTTTCAGGTACTTAAGCACTGATTTATTCTCGCGTGCTTCCGTGATGGAATGGTGCTActtttgaataaatgtttgggCCGATTTAATTTCCAGTCCAAATATAATGCGAACGAAGTTACCGCTGGATCTTTTGACTTCGGGCCTTTTCCGTCTTTCATAGGACATTTCAATACCTTGAAAAtgtaactccccccccccccccctcagagaccgctttaaataacttttttttctatGAAATGCACCTATGGCAGGAATCCCAAGTATTTTATGTTTGTTCCAAGCTgactatatttaaaaatgtcgCTGCGTTTCTTTAGTAatatttgtcctttttgtttCACAGTCAAACTGTTCAacgctgtgttttgttttacctCCCCTACAGTACTCTAATGTCTACTGCACCACCCCTAAAGTCCAGAGTCTAATCGATGACAAGGCCCTTCAGGAGGAGTGTCTGAACTACGTCACCAAGCAGGGTAAATCAGTTACAGCCGTTGAATTCAAGCGTTATTTTTCGTTTTCTTTTATCGCTGTATTGTCGTGCTTTTTCAGGTCAGAAGCGTGCCGGTCTGAGAGACGTGTTCCAGCTGTACTGTGGGCTGAGTCCAGGAACCACAGTCCGAGACCTTTGTTCCCGCTACTCGCAGCAGCTTCAAAGGGTTGACGAGCGGTCCGAACTTTATCAACTCCGTATAAAGTATTTCTGACTCTCGGAAACTCCCTTCAGAGttctatttatttgtgtgctttCAGACGTCTGATCCAATTTGGACTGATGAAGTGTCTTATCCGACGGCTGCAGAAATATCCAGTGAAGGTTATGCGTGATGAGAAGAGCAGGCCTCCTCGGCTCTACACCGGCTGCCACAGTTATGACGAGATCTGCTGCAAAACAGGCACTCGATCTCTATTTGTGGATCATAGCTGATGCTCAATGGCAGGAAACCTACTTACGCTGTCGTGATCTCACAGGGATCTGTTACCAGGAGCTGGACGAGCGTTTGGAAAATGATCCCAACATCGTGGTGTGCTGGAAGTGATCCGGCTTCAAACAGCGATCAGACCGAGAGGCCGAGTCGCCTCGTCCACAGATGCCTTCAGTCAGACGACTATGAGTGAAAAGTagtattttgttatttgttttaaatacaaGAAGGAGGGCAAGAAAGGGTAAACTTCAGCACAGCAGTCATGGTGGCTTCATTTAGCCCCTAAGCAAACTGCCTCCTCTCAGTTTCATCCAATCTACTTCAGAATTGAGTTGTTTTCTGTGCTGATTCACATTTCCATGTGGATGAGTCATGAAACATCACGGAGCTTTACAACAACAGTTTTCAACGTTTCGTGTCTGCACATACAACTCGGGCCAAACCTTAAGTCTTAATATTATTTGTGGAAATAGACTACCGGtacatgtttgtattttactgCCAATATATTGTTTATGACTAAACTAGAGTCTTTGCCCTCTTCTTTCTGATCACCCCAACTATTTGGCTACCGTTGGTATTTTAAATAGTTCATAGTTAGCATAGTTCCTTTATCTCCAAGTTCAGAGAACATCTGTGGTTAAATTAAAGCAGTTCAAATGTAATGCAGTTCAAAATCCGGCATCCAGACGTACTTTGCTGCTGAAAAAGACACTTTTATTCCTCCATAATCAGATGGTGACAAAAGACATTCCACCTctgcttcttcagttctgaaaaGCTGCTGTGGCATTCCAGATATTTAACTAAAATGGAGATGGAGACTCTTTCTAATGCAATTGATTTTCTTGCCATGATTTTTGGAACAACCGGTTCTTGTGTCTCACAAAAAGATTTCTGACCTGATCTGAACCCTGGAGCAAGCGTATCAATGCATTGCCTGCCTGATTAGGGTTTACTGGATTCCTGGAAGACTTTATAACTTGGTTCCTGGTCATATTCCATAACCTTTATCTGGTTTAAACCTCAGCATTGGTTTTCCCTCCCGTATCCAGGCTGAAAACGAAATGTGACATGATTAAGTGATGCTCTTCGTGCATTAATAGTCTTTGTAAATTTagttcatttgtatttgtaaagcACCAGATCATAATAAAAAGTTacctcaaagcactttacaggtAAACCAGGGGAAATGGATGGAGAGGGCGGGGCTCAGTGGGCGTTGCCCCGGCGGAAAGGCCAATGGCGGGGCCTGGCTGTTAATGTCTTTAAAAGTAAGAAGGATTTTAAATTCCGGCGTAAACATGGAGTCAACACGGAGATGTTAGTCAACGCAGAGAACTCTGTCCAGGATATCTTCTCCCTCGTCTATTTTCATGCTCgactgtgatgtttttttttttatttgaacatgccCTCTGTGGTGCCAGGAGGTAACTGCACTTAAGAGTGCGCTCGGTTTACGGTAACCAGGGCAACCACAGGGCAGACTGCAGAAAGCTAACTTCAGGCAGAGCTGAAGAGCAATTGAAAGTGGTTTTTATTTAGAATAAACTCTTTTCTTGGGTCTCTGTGAGATAATGGACATTCGGGTAATTCTTCCTGTCGAGGCCGAAACGTTTGTTCAAAGTCTGGAAACGTTCTCTCTGAAGGAAGTGGGCTCTGCGAGGTAAGACGAGGGGCCGACCGGGAACCGGCGGGGCGGATTAAACCGGCCGATATTCGGCATTCTGACGCGCATCGGCATCGGCCCTCTCTATTGATCCGACGGCCGATAGAATTGTGACtcatttctgtaaaaaaaagaatgaaacaatcttctaactttgttttatttactttataactttattttaactttttaagagatgctgctgagctccctgcactttgttacaattttcaaacaaagatttgttgattattgtctaagattaaaagaaaaaagctatttaataaacatg
Above is a window of Brachionichthys hirsutus isolate HB-005 unplaced genomic scaffold, CSIRO-AGI_Bhir_v1 contig_1443, whole genome shotgun sequence DNA encoding:
- the LOC137915054 gene encoding MTRF1L release factor glutamine methyltransferase-like: MWKRSLNAGLMRCRTKGIRGSYPVRRCSAPALPLSRITASRAVHIWKGHFMERGVTEPDSSSHHIIAHLLGAKTIESVEPGKLTEFLSREQTEQMWKLCTRRLSRMPVQYVIEEWDFRDLTLKMRPPVFIPRPATEELVELVLTDLDRKPSPGPDADAQHAFLEVGCGSGAISLSLLKSRPQLKAVALDQSLDAVNLTRENALRLGLQDRLQVYHADVLKDPEIVLDICGPVSTLVSNPPYLFSGDLSSLEPEIYRFEDHAALDGGEDGLTVIQRILALAPQILSNHGRVYLEVDHRHPSLIRRWVELNVEEL
- the LOC137915052 gene encoding GATOR1 complex protein NPRL2-like — translated: MDMNSRIECIFFSEFHPTLGPKITYQVPEEYISRELFDTVQVYIITKPELQNKLITITAMGKKLIGCPVCIEHKKYSRNALLFNLGLVCDAQTNTCALEPLVKKLSGYLTTLELESGFISNEESKHKLLPIMSTLLDELNNTGACTLPIDESNTIHLKLIRLRKDPPIVQEYDVPVFTQCKEYFNKSQWDLTTQQILPYIDGFRHIQKISAEADVELNLVRIAVQNLLYYGAVTLVSIFQYSNVYCTTPKVQSLIDDKALQEECLNYVTKQGQKRAGLRDVFQLYCGLSPGTTVRDLCSRYSQQLQRVDERRLIQFGLMKCLIRRLQKYPVKVMRDEKSRPPRLYTGCHSYDEICCKTGICYQELDERLENDPNIVVCWK